In Candidatus Epulonipiscium sp., a single genomic region encodes these proteins:
- a CDS encoding polysaccharide biosynthesis protein, with the protein MSEHGKKFLRGALILSIGGIIAKILSAFFRIPLTHLIGDVGLGYYQLPYPIYTLMVAISYVGIPSTVSKIISGKIVHKKYYEAHKVFQYTLLLLLIISGVVSIFMFFGADLLIKSQGWVQDAKYSLWGLALSPIFIGIMGVFRGYFQGMQDMFPTAASQIAESSARTIIGLGAAYLFMKFGYGVAVAAGGAAFGGVAGGLAGTIILIMLYSKKRKEILQNVEKTRDKNVELSFFEVSKSVILITFPISIGASILSVMNWVDSALVVRRLIDAGKTSLEAVDLFGQMGKASTFISIPLALAMALVVGLVPATAEAVEKNNKKELQDKIELGTRFALLLGLPSAAGLYVLAQPVMSLIYGKNNAGAGVLAVMSISLVFVMLGQTLTGILQGMGHFYLPVINLVIAAIGKGIVNYILVPGPLGINGAAIGTIIGYAIFALLNYLAVRKYGDFKLNIVHVILKPTVASIVMTGITFVFYKLLSSFVGNSISTLGAVLVGIVVYGGVLIAIGAIGEEDFNIMPKGMKIAAILKKLKLLRSQE; encoded by the coding sequence ATGTCAGAACACGGTAAAAAGTTTTTAAGGGGGGCACTAATCCTATCGATAGGAGGAATAATTGCAAAAATATTAAGTGCATTTTTTAGAATCCCATTGACCCATCTAATTGGGGATGTAGGTCTTGGATATTATCAACTGCCCTATCCGATTTATACATTGATGGTTGCTATTTCCTATGTGGGAATTCCATCTACAGTATCTAAAATAATATCAGGAAAAATAGTCCATAAAAAATACTATGAGGCCCATAAAGTATTTCAGTATACTTTACTACTTTTGCTAATAATAAGTGGGGTAGTTTCGATATTTATGTTTTTTGGAGCTGATTTGCTCATTAAGAGTCAAGGATGGGTCCAAGATGCTAAGTATTCATTATGGGGTCTTGCCCTTAGTCCAATATTTATCGGGATTATGGGGGTGTTTAGGGGTTACTTCCAGGGAATGCAGGATATGTTTCCAACAGCTGCCTCGCAAATTGCCGAAAGTTCTGCAAGAACTATCATTGGGCTGGGAGCAGCATATCTTTTTATGAAATTTGGATATGGGGTTGCGGTAGCAGCTGGTGGGGCAGCCTTTGGAGGAGTAGCTGGTGGGTTAGCCGGAACGATTATTCTAATAATGCTGTATTCGAAGAAAAGGAAAGAAATCTTGCAGAATGTAGAAAAAACAAGAGATAAAAATGTTGAACTATCCTTTTTTGAAGTGTCAAAAAGTGTTATTCTTATTACCTTTCCTATTTCCATCGGAGCATCCATTCTCTCTGTGATGAACTGGGTAGACTCCGCCTTAGTTGTTAGAAGGTTAATAGATGCAGGCAAAACTAGCCTTGAGGCAGTAGATTTATTTGGACAAATGGGAAAGGCATCTACTTTTATAAGTATTCCTTTGGCTCTAGCTATGGCTTTGGTAGTAGGATTGGTTCCAGCTACAGCAGAGGCAGTAGAAAAAAATAACAAGAAGGAACTTCAAGATAAAATAGAACTGGGAACGAGATTCGCCCTTCTTTTGGGGCTTCCTTCAGCAGCAGGGCTATATGTGTTGGCACAGCCAGTAATGAGTTTAATATATGGAAAAAATAATGCCGGAGCAGGTGTATTGGCTGTAATGAGTATAAGTTTAGTGTTTGTAATGTTAGGGCAGACCCTGACAGGAATTCTACAAGGAATGGGACATTTTTATCTGCCAGTAATCAATTTGGTTATCGCAGCTATAGGAAAGGGAATAGTAAATTATATATTGGTCCCAGGACCTTTGGGAATCAATGGAGCTGCTATTGGCACAATCATAGGATATGCTATTTTTGCCCTCCTAAACTACCTAGCGGTAAGAAAATACGGGGATTTTAAATTAAATATTGTTCATGTTATATTAAAACCTACAGTAGCCTCCATAGTTATGACTGGAATTACATTTGTTTTCTATAAATTGCTAAGCAGTTTTGTTGGAAATAGCATTTCGACTTTAGGGGCCGTATTAGTTGGGATTGTGGTCTATGGAGGGGTGCTTATTGCGATAGGAGCTATAGGAGAGGAAGACTTTAATATAATGCCCAAGGGAATGAAAATAGCAGCCATCTTAAAGAAACTAAAGTTACTTAGAAGTCAAGAATAA
- a CDS encoding NAD-dependent protein deacylase gives MSVFDSSFIKEQILKSHYPIALTGAGISVASSLPTLSKEFCGIPIKKIMEKSFFLRHPELFYSFYREILRWKDCIPNAAHVTLSKYGVLVITQNIDGLHQKAGSRNVLEIHGNLNYLICEKCSLYFPFDLAYYSMLPVCHSCSSILKPDIVLYEEQIHYWNRAVLEFKKADLALIIGTSLKAFPANMLPQFSIRHNIKPILINENAHIILDF, from the coding sequence ATGAGTGTCTTTGATTCTAGTTTTATTAAAGAGCAGATACTAAAAAGCCATTATCCCATAGCCTTAACCGGTGCTGGTATTAGTGTAGCAAGTAGCCTTCCCACCCTATCTAAGGAGTTTTGTGGTATTCCCATTAAAAAGATTATGGAGAAATCTTTTTTCCTAAGACATCCTGAACTGTTCTATAGTTTTTACCGGGAGATTCTTCGTTGGAAGGACTGTATCCCGAATGCTGCCCATGTTACACTTTCAAAATATGGTGTTCTAGTAATAACACAAAATATAGATGGCCTTCATCAAAAAGCTGGAAGTAGGAATGTTCTAGAAATCCATGGAAACTTAAATTATCTAATCTGTGAAAAGTGCAGCTTGTACTTTCCTTTTGATTTAGCATATTATAGTATGCTTCCAGTTTGTCACAGTTGCTCAAGTATTTTAAAACCCGATATAGTTCTTTATGAAGAGCAGATTCATTATTGGAATAGGGCAGTCTTGGAGTTTAAAAAGGCTGATTTAGCCCTTATTATCGGAACAAGCTTAAAGGCTTTTCCCGCCAATATGCTACCCCAGTTTTCTATTCGTCACAATATAAAACCTATCTTAATAAATGAAAATGCACATATTATTCTTGACTTCTAA
- a CDS encoding glutamate--tRNA ligase — MQKIEKVRFAPSPTGYLHIGGARTALFNYLHAKKNGGKFLVRIEDTDLARSSKESEEVIIRDLHWLGITWDEGIEIGGESGPYRSMERLNLYDKFIKKLIDEGKAYYCYCTAEEIEAERKAQREKNELPRYTGKCRNLTPEQAKEYEKQGRKPVIRFRVPEGQKIIVHDKVRGDVEFESDGVGDFIIVKSDGAPVYNFAVTIDDHLMGITTVIRGEEHLSNTPRQILIYEALGFEVPKFAHVSLILGEDRSKMSKRHGSTHVDQYRNKGYLPEAIVNFLALLGWSPEGEEEIFTLDELERLFSLGRVTKNPAVFDIKKLNYINGRYIREIDINRVTDLAIPYFVNAGFMTEKEAKDNYSLVQRMVNATREKFDYLEQITEHVRVFFEDEIKPEDTQAEEVLKLEHVKDILLLFKGKVNAAQELTSDEVKVILKSIQKETGVKGKNLFMPVRVAISGQCHGADIYEVISILGKDKVAKRIDYTIENLP; from the coding sequence ATGCAAAAAATAGAAAAAGTCAGATTCGCACCGAGTCCTACGGGATATTTACACATAGGAGGCGCAAGAACAGCATTATTTAATTACCTACATGCGAAAAAAAATGGGGGCAAATTTCTTGTTAGGATAGAAGACACTGATCTTGCCCGTTCATCTAAAGAGTCAGAGGAGGTAATTATAAGAGATCTTCATTGGCTTGGGATTACCTGGGATGAGGGTATTGAGATTGGGGGGGAAAGTGGTCCCTATCGTTCTATGGAAAGGCTTAATTTATATGACAAATTTATTAAAAAGCTCATTGATGAAGGTAAGGCCTACTATTGTTATTGTACAGCAGAAGAAATAGAAGCAGAGAGGAAAGCCCAAAGAGAAAAAAATGAACTTCCAAGGTATACAGGTAAATGCAGAAATTTAACCCCGGAACAGGCAAAAGAATACGAAAAACAAGGGCGAAAACCTGTTATTAGGTTTAGGGTTCCAGAGGGACAAAAAATTATAGTTCATGATAAGGTTAGGGGAGACGTAGAATTTGAAAGTGACGGAGTAGGAGATTTTATAATAGTAAAATCAGATGGTGCCCCAGTATACAACTTTGCTGTGACCATAGACGATCACTTAATGGGTATTACTACCGTCATCAGAGGGGAAGAACATTTATCCAATACCCCAAGACAAATCTTAATTTATGAAGCCCTGGGATTTGAGGTCCCTAAATTTGCTCATGTTTCCTTAATACTTGGGGAAGATAGAAGTAAAATGAGTAAACGTCACGGCTCGACCCATGTAGACCAATATAGAAATAAGGGTTATCTACCGGAAGCAATCGTTAATTTCCTTGCCCTTCTTGGATGGTCCCCAGAGGGAGAAGAAGAAATATTCACTTTAGATGAATTAGAAAGGCTTTTTTCCCTAGGAAGGGTGACAAAAAACCCTGCTGTATTTGATATTAAGAAGCTAAATTATATTAACGGAAGATATATTAGAGAAATAGATATTAATAGAGTGACTGATTTAGCCATTCCATACTTTGTAAATGCAGGATTCATGACAGAAAAAGAGGCTAAGGATAATTATTCTTTAGTACAAAGGATGGTAAATGCTACAAGAGAAAAATTTGATTATCTAGAACAAATTACAGAACATGTCCGAGTGTTCTTTGAAGATGAAATAAAACCTGAAGATACTCAGGCAGAAGAAGTATTGAAGCTTGAACATGTAAAAGATATACTTTTATTATTTAAGGGAAAGGTAAATGCTGCACAGGAATTGACTTCAGATGAAGTTAAAGTTATATTAAAGTCTATTCAAAAAGAAACAGGTGTAAAAGGTAAGAATTTATTTATGCCTGTTAGAGTGGCTATAAGTGGTCAATGTCATGGGGCAGATATATATGAAGTTATATCCATACTTGGCAAGGATAAAGTTGCAAAAAGGATTGATTATACCATAGAAAATCTACCATAA
- a CDS encoding cysteine--tRNA ligase, with the protein MRIYNTLTKKKEEFIPLEPGKVKMYVCGPTVYNYIHIGNARPYIVFDTVRRYFEYKGYKVTYVQNFTDVDDKIIKKANEENKTTAEIVDKYIKETLKDADALNIKRATVHPRVTEEMTEIIAMIETLIEKGFAYVVEGTVYFYTHAFKSYGKLSNKNQEDLEAGARIEINEDKKHPMDFVLWKPKKEGEPSWNSPWGDGRPGWHIECSAMAKKYLGDTIDIHAGGEDLVFPHHENEIAQSESTNGKPFAKYWMHNGFINIDNKKMSKSKGNFFTLREVAGEFPHEVIRFFMLNAHYRSPINFSRELMQSAQNGLERIKNAILNLEHLISHNSREEITEDEERLSRDLKLFDEKFEEAMEDDFNTAYAVASIFELVKLSNTHVTNQSSKEFAKIVKNKILNLCSILGILEKQGDNLLDSEIESLIQKRQEARKAKDWDLADEIRNDLKKKGITLEDTPQGVKWKRA; encoded by the coding sequence ATGAGGATATACAATACATTAACTAAGAAAAAGGAAGAATTTATTCCCCTAGAGCCGGGTAAAGTGAAGATGTATGTATGTGGACCTACGGTATATAACTATATACACATAGGTAATGCAAGACCTTATATTGTATTTGATACAGTAAGACGATATTTCGAATATAAAGGATACAAGGTAACCTATGTTCAAAATTTTACGGATGTAGATGATAAGATTATAAAAAAAGCCAATGAAGAAAACAAAACAACAGCAGAAATAGTGGATAAATATATTAAGGAAACACTAAAGGATGCAGATGCCCTTAATATAAAAAGAGCAACTGTACACCCAAGAGTCACTGAGGAAATGACAGAAATTATAGCAATGATTGAAACCCTAATAGAAAAAGGCTTTGCCTATGTGGTAGAGGGTACGGTTTATTTTTATACCCATGCCTTTAAGTCTTATGGAAAATTATCTAATAAGAATCAGGAGGATTTAGAAGCTGGTGCTAGGATAGAAATAAATGAAGATAAAAAACATCCTATGGATTTTGTATTATGGAAACCCAAAAAAGAAGGGGAACCTTCTTGGAATAGTCCCTGGGGTGATGGCCGTCCAGGTTGGCATATCGAATGCTCTGCCATGGCAAAGAAATATCTAGGTGATACAATAGATATTCATGCAGGGGGGGAAGACTTGGTTTTTCCCCATCACGAAAATGAAATAGCTCAAAGCGAATCCACTAATGGTAAACCTTTTGCGAAATATTGGATGCATAATGGATTTATTAATATAGACAATAAAAAGATGTCAAAATCTAAAGGGAATTTCTTTACCTTAAGAGAAGTTGCAGGGGAATTCCCCCATGAAGTTATTAGATTTTTTATGCTTAATGCCCATTATAGGAGCCCTATTAATTTTAGTAGGGAACTTATGCAATCGGCTCAAAATGGATTAGAAAGAATAAAAAATGCCATATTGAATTTAGAACATTTGATATCCCATAATAGTAGGGAAGAAATAACTGAGGATGAGGAAAGATTATCAAGGGATTTAAAGCTATTTGACGAAAAATTTGAAGAGGCAATGGAAGATGATTTTAACACAGCATATGCAGTGGCATCAATCTTTGAATTGGTTAAGCTTTCTAATACCCACGTAACTAACCAATCCTCTAAGGAATTTGCCAAGATAGTTAAAAATAAAATCCTTAATTTATGTAGTATCTTAGGGATATTAGAAAAACAAGGGGATAATTTATTAGATAGTGAAATAGAAAGTTTAATCCAAAAGCGCCAGGAGGCTAGAAAAGCAAAGGATTGGGATTTAGCAGATGAAATTCGTAATGATTTAAAGAAAAAAGGTATTACCCTAGAAGATACTCCCCAGGGTGTTAAGTGGAAAAGGGCATAG
- a CDS encoding ribonuclease III, whose protein sequence is MSVNRSFGVKNANPREYSPLVLAYIGDAVFEIFIRTGVVAEGNAPVNKLHKKAKEYVNASAQAAIYNVIKPHLTEEEEAVFRRGRNAKSSTVPKNANLLDYKYATGLEALCGYLYLDGQIDRLGELISLGIKSKSKVQ, encoded by the coding sequence ATGTCTGTTAATCGTTCATTTGGAGTAAAAAATGCCAACCCAAGGGAATATTCCCCCTTGGTTTTGGCATATATAGGAGATGCAGTATTCGAAATCTTTATCAGAACAGGGGTTGTTGCAGAGGGGAATGCCCCTGTAAATAAGCTTCATAAAAAAGCAAAGGAATATGTGAATGCCTCTGCTCAAGCAGCCATATACAACGTAATAAAACCCCATCTCACGGAAGAAGAAGAGGCAGTATTTAGAAGGGGAAGAAATGCAAAATCCTCTACAGTCCCTAAAAATGCTAACTTATTGGATTATAAATATGCCACAGGACTAGAAGCTCTTTGTGGATATTTGTATTTGGATGGGCAAATAGACAGGCTTGGGGAATTAATAAGTCTAGGAATAAAAAGCAAAAGTAAAGTTCAATAG
- the cysE gene encoding serine O-acetyltransferase — translation MGFIREEISVIKERDPAIKKTLEVFLYPSFYSILSHRIAHWFYKHKRYFIARCISQLNRWLTGIEIHPGAKIGKRLFIDHGMGVVIGETCEIGDNVTIYQGVTLGGTGKEKGKRHPTIGNNVMIGAGAKVLGPFKIGDNSRIGSGTVVLGEIPENCTCVGIPARIVKRDNQKIDPCKALDQIKLPDPVQMELCKLQYQIEELKKRIVKLEKEGD, via the coding sequence ATGGGATTTATTAGGGAAGAAATAAGCGTGATCAAAGAGAGGGACCCAGCAATTAAAAAAACCTTAGAAGTTTTTTTATATCCCAGTTTTTATTCAATTTTGTCCCATAGAATAGCCCATTGGTTCTATAAACATAAAAGGTACTTTATAGCAAGATGCATTTCACAATTAAATAGATGGCTAACTGGAATAGAAATTCATCCAGGGGCTAAGATAGGCAAAAGGTTATTTATAGATCACGGTATGGGGGTCGTAATCGGTGAGACCTGTGAAATAGGGGATAATGTTACTATATATCAAGGAGTTACCCTTGGGGGAACAGGAAAAGAAAAGGGAAAAAGACATCCGACCATTGGTAACAACGTAATGATTGGGGCGGGGGCTAAGGTATTGGGACCCTTTAAAATAGGTGATAATTCAAGGATAGGTTCAGGGACCGTAGTTTTAGGGGAAATACCTGAAAACTGTACCTGTGTAGGGATACCTGCTAGGATAGTAAAGAGGGATAATCAAAAGATAGATCCATGTAAGGCACTAGATCAAATTAAACTTCCGGATCCAGTACAAATGGAATTATGTAAACTACAATATCAAATAGAAGAACTGAAAAAAAGGATAGTAAAATTAGAAAAAGAGGGTGATTAA